The sequence AGCCCAGCAGTAGCTGGGTTTGATAGCAAGTGTGTAGAGGTTTATCTTGACAAATGCATTCCCAGTAGAGAGCAATTACCAAGAAGGAGGTACATGGCTAAGCTCCTTCAGGCTTGGAGTGCAAGGGGTGATTTTAACCCTTGTAATGAAGTGGTCTGCTGACATTGGGGTTTGCATCTGCCCCTGATCAGAGGCTGTGCAACTCTGTCTCTGGTATGTGAATCCTGTTTTGCTTTCAAGTTTACCAGAAAAATGCAAGAGCCTGACAATTGCCATAGATACAGTAGGCACTAATGTTCTTTCGGTTTCCAGACTGGGCTGAAGGAAGTGTCTTTGGAGGATTACGAAGGAAGTGAGAAGTATTGTCCAGACACAGCCTATGGTAAGCAAGCAGAGTAAGCACAAAGGGCCACAGAGCCTTCTCTGGCCACATGCTGTATCTGTAGGAGGGGATGGTCTCTACCTACTGTTATAATGACTTCTTGGGCCACGGTGCTCCAGCATCTGCATTGGACTGGTGCAGGTCACTGCGGCCTGGAGAAGAACCTCTCCTGAAAGCAGGATGTTTCTTTATTACTGTGTGATAAAACATGAGGATGTGATTGATGTTTGTCAACTGCCTTTTGCTTTGAAGAAGGATGAGAGCCAGATACATTTCTGAGGTAGGACATGGAACAAGCAGGGCAGGAGTGCTGAAGAAAGTAGGGAGCAAATGAGGGATGCTCTGGAAAGATGGAGTCGGAAAGCATATTGACTGGGATGCTTTCCAACAGAAATGCAGCTTGCAGAGAGATACTGAGCATCACTGACAGTATCAAACTCTCTACTAGACCCAAAGTGTGCATGTTTCCTCTGCTTCAGAACCCCCACGCTGTACCGAGCAGTTCCTCAGCCGTGCTGCTGGCCTGGTGGGCAGTGGTTCCTCCAGATGGCTGTGTCTGGTCCCCACCCTGTAAGCGACTGACTTCAAACCCCTAATGGCCACTCGTGTTTGaggagggcagctctgcagaggctgTTTTGTGCCCAAGGAGAGCTCTGTTTACACGAATCTTCCATATCGCTGTAACCTTCCACTATCGTGTGGCAGATGGAATAATGATTCATGCTGTGAATGTTCTCTGCGTGTTCCTCTTGCGCGCCTGCTGTCTTCTGCTTGGTTTGATCCCATTACATTAGATCACATGTTCTCTGTAGTTTTCCATTGTattcttttctcccttttccccccttaaCGCTCTGTGTAGTTTCTTTGCTCTGGCAGCCAGATTTCTCTCTGAATATCAaccacagccattccatggtaaGACGAGATATTCAGCAAGTCATCTTGCAAATCCCTGATTAACAGAAGCAAAGCTTTCCACCTCTCCTTCTTTACTCCCATCCCCCTTCTCTTTTAACATGCTTTCATTATTTGAGTTCCATTCAATGTGATCTGTgatttcccttcccctcccgtTTCGCAGGCCTGGATTTTCTGGTCCCCGTCGCAGgttacctctgcaggctgtgtcACAAATTCTACCATAGCGACTCCGCTGCCCGGCTCGCACACTGCAAGTCCCTGATGCATTTTGAGAACTTTCAGGTTAGACCCTTTGGCGATTGCATGGCCTGGCATTTGTTTCCCCCGTGCGTGTCTCTCCAGTGAATCCACCACGTTAGCTGTCTTGTCTCCAGCTCATTTCCATCATCCTTGGTGTCCATTATGCTGTAGCTTTCTCCTGGTGTGCTCTGTCTTTGTCTCCCTTGGCCCTTGTAGATCTAAAACCAGTTAAGTCCTGCTTCCCAGCTACTGCTGCTGTCATCTTTTTGCCTGTTTCTGGCTGGGAATCTTCCTCAGAGTGTCCGCTCTGTTTGCTGAACCTGTGGAGTCTGTCATTTAGTCTAGGCCTCTTCTCTGTTAGATTACAGGTTGGTCAAGTGGGAttgagcaggagagagaggctGTTCCTTGTAAAGAAAGCTGGTGTGTACGCATCTCCAGGTGTGATACTGCAAGAACAGCTCCTTTAGCCAAAAACGTGGGTGTGATTCATCCAGGAAGAGGCCTGGTAAAATCAGATACCtcagaaatctgaaaatttaaCATTACAGACTCTTTATGTGATAGAATCTAGAAGCTGGTGAGAGTCCATTTGTCCCCAGGGTCAGCCTGCAAGAGGAAGTCTGTCTGTCTATCcgtctgtctctctctgtctgctgccctttCCTAGAAACTCCTTAGCACAAAGCTCTGCAAACTGATGCTGTTCCTTTGCTTTTCTGGCTCCACCTGAAGAAGCCGTATTGCCCCTTGCTGCTTTCGTATCTAAAGCTTTTCCTACTGGGCTGGCCTGGAATCTGCCTCCATTGTTCTGTCCTTGTTGACTTGCCAGGGGGTAAGGGGCCTGGATTAGTGCTTGTGGAGGGTACACAGGACTTGCACTGTTTCTGCCCTATCCCGTGACCACTGCCTGGGCCCTCCCGTATGGGAGAGCTCTATTCCCTGTCCTTGGCAAGGAGGGAGGCTCCCACATCGACTTGGTCCTCTGGCTGCACCCACAATGTACTCCCAAAAACTGCTGTGCTTCCCTACCACCTTTTAAAatagtgtttaaaaaaaaaaaacaaccacacatacacacacccTAAACCCCCAAAATTTCATGGTTTTCTTCTAGTCTTCAGACAGAAGAAACTATTCCCAGTCAGCCACCACTGCCTTCAGGAAGGGGTGGAGTGCTTTAGAATTCTGCCAGCACTCAGAGCAGTGGATTTGGAATGGGAGGAGACCACAGCTGTTCATGGTTGCTCATCCTCTCCCACTCCTGCAGCTAGTCATTTCAGGAATGAAGGAATTGGACTTGCTGTTTTCCTGGCTTGTTTTAGATCAGCATAGAGTGAAACTGTAGCAGCAGCCACTTATGTCACTCTTTTGGCCCACTTAGAGCTGAAATCAGATGCTCTTCAAATGCATGCCAGAATGACCTGGGGAGTTCATGAGAAGAGTCCAGACTTACATGTTTGCAGGCAGATAACTATTATTCTTGCCTGCCTGGGTGCCTTGAGGTTGTCACAGTCTGAGTTAAATCACTGCCAGTTGCTGGGATATTCTCAGCAGAGTAGCTCAGCAGAGGTTTTCAAAGCAGAGAATTGTGTGCTGTTAAGACAATTTACAGCATCACTCTGGACACCAGTTTGCATGCCTGCACCTGCTTAGGTTTGGGTACAGTACGACTCGACTGATCCAATTCCAGTGTGATATGATACTGCTCACATCCCACGATTTGAGGACAGGAAGAACAAGCCTGCAGTGATAAACTGAATTACAATGTAAAGCTGCCTGTCAGATGTCCTGTAATTGCACATTGCAGACCAGTGAAAGGCATTGTGCTCAAAATTGTTTCCTTAAATTGTCAGGTGTAATGCTAGTGCCAGTTCAGAGAACCCTTTAGCAGGCAGCTGAAAGGGACTTGATTATGAAGGGAACTGCTGTGGGAAAGAGTGAACTTCAGTTTGTTCCTTTAGGTCACGATCTCTCTGGGCATTGAAGACGGGGTTCCTGCTATGTGTTAGCTAGCTACAGTGAGCTGTTTTCCCAAAATCCGGTTTGGAGCATGCGTAGTAGCCATTTTAATCTCTTTACAGACCTCTACTGGTTCATCATGATAGTGAGTGCAAATGAGTCATTTTATTGATGATATGCTTACCTTTACTCTGTGGAAAACCCCAGTGACTTGTAACAAGATAGAATGGATATGATACCGTAGCCTTCCTGTCAACAGTTCCACTGACCATGCAGATTTTATCAACAGAGTGAAGAAGTACAAAGCTTTCAGCTTAAGCCTTGCTTTGGCTGATAAACATTAAATCACACCAGTAGCTGAGGGCTGTGCAGAGCCTCACATGCCCAGGGTATGTGTCCTGGCACTAGCTGAAGCAGGAGCTGTCACTTGCACTGTTACATCTACAGAGTCCTGAGTCTGACTGACATTAATAGTTGCCAGATCATGATTTCTGTCTCAGGAACCACAAGTCTGCCATGCACTCGCTCAGCATTAAGTAATGTGAGAGGGACTTCAGTTTTTAATACAACTTTTCCTCACAGGAGCTGACCTTTCTCTGTTGagagccacagcagccaggccaggagctgctgagatCACTTGTGCCCCTGCCACTCACCACTGTTTTTGTACAGGTGTTCCTGgaccagctgctgctttgctgcagtgacaggagctgagctgggcttctCTCTCACgttgatttgtttgtatttgCAGAGATACAAGGCAGCAAGGCATCGTGCCACAACTGCCTACCCCGAGGCTCCTTTGCATTCCCAGGGCTCCAGCTCCCAATTGCTGGATGATCCAAAACAGCCTCTTGCTACAGCAGCACATACCAGCAAGAAGATGAATGATGATCATGGGATAGATAAggagggcacagagctgccagccctgcaagAACAAACTTCAAGGTCTCTGGAGGGTAAGGGTGAGCTGGCCACCTCTAGGCCAGAGGGCAAGAGCCTGGCCAGTGTGACTGACGATGTGTGTGGTATCATGGTTGTAGAAGAAGAAAGTCTACAGGAAGAGAACAAGTCCACTGCCACTAGTGCCGACTGCCTGTTCTCTGAGGAGAGCCACCCCCCAGGGGAGTCACTGGGACGTGAGGAAGAAGCCAACACAGCCAGGCAGAGGGCGGGCACAGACGACCACCAGGATCCAGGGAGTGGAGGAGGCTTAGGACAGAAGGAGGCAGCAGATGCAggccaggaggcagcagcagagccttcCTCCCTCGCCAAAGGTGAGACAGCTGGTCTCACCTCTGCTGGGTGCAGACGCTCTTCCAGGCGCAAACCCAGATAGAGTGGCCTTAAAGGAGAGCCCTTTACATATGATATTTGctggaaatgtttattttctgagTCTTTTAATAGAGCAAAACCTTCAACTTTActgctgtttttattttaagaataaaTAAGCCTGGCTTTAGCGTGTCTAATACAGGATAGTGTTGCTTATTACTTGTACAGTTGGGATACAGCAGTTACGTGGAAAGACTGAGGTTTGGATTGTTGAACCTGAAAGAAGATGGTAATGGGATTTCCATAGGGGACAAACTTCACGGAGTGATGGATGCAGACTTAAGAATTCTTTGTAGTTCCTCTCATTTCCTTTCCAGGCAGAGAAAGTGTTTATCTCTTGAGAGACTCTGCTGAATTCTGCTTTTCAGGACACTTTCCTTTCTAAGACACACTGTTGGACAAGCAGTCTTGGACAAGTCCTAAGCTAGGCAAAAACATGCACCTTGGTCCTTTGTTAATACTACAAGGCTTAATCCAATTTGTTCTCATAGCGGAGACTCTCAGGAACAAAGTTTGTTTCAAACTGATTTtaataaaacacatttcttttaaataatctCTTTAACTTTCCAAAAAACTCCTTTGACTTTACAGAAGTAGAACAGTAGACTGCTTCAAAAGTGCTGGCTCTAGGACGTACTGACAAGATGACAAAGTACAGACCAGACCTCTCGTGCCTTGTGAGAATGTACAGGGAGGGCTCTGCTTTCTACTGCTGACACTGTGGTGGGggctggccaggctgctctgcctctgcacaCCTTGGTCCTTAATGGCAGCTGAAGGAGTGGGGCAGCTCCCAGCTACAATGGTCAGAAACATCACCCTGGTAGCTTGTCTTATCTGCTTGGAATGAATGGAGTGGAAGTGTCCAGTGATCTGGAACCATGTGCCAGTATTTTGTACATCACAGTTAATGTGACTAAGGGAGAAGAAGCTGTAGCTTCAAGGCCTAGGCCCTCCCTCTCCAGGGCTGTCATCAAAGTTACACTTAGGGACAAGCCTGGAGACAGGACAGCCCCTGCCAAAAGGGGTAAAGCCATAATACTCCTTGCTTGGATTTAAGGAAAAGAGAGCAGAGGTAATTTTTCCACTTTGTGAAGAGGGCCTGTCTGCAAACTACCTCCATGGGCTCAGGTTTCCTACAACCAGCTTTAACCAGGTGTGCTCATGTTGGGGAGCAGAAAGACCCAGCTCTCCTACACCCACCCTTGCGCTTCTGCACCTGTCTCACAGCTAAAGGAAAACAACATGGAAATGAATGGCAGGATACAAACACAGAAAGGAACAAGTAACAGACATGAGGCACCTCTGCTATTCAAGTTCTACATTAAATTGGTGACCAGTAACTGTCCCCTTAGCAACACCAGCTGAGTGTGTGGTCAGACTaggcaggaggctgggatccCTGCACATCAGCTCCTGTGTTCAGCtgcttgctctgctgctggaactCCAGCCGGGTCTGGCGGTTGGACTCCAGCAGTTCCTTCAAGCAGACGTGAAGGTGATCATTCTTCTCCTCCAGGTGATCCAAGCAGGAGTTGATCTGGTCCAGCATGGAGTTTATTGCTGCATATTCTAAAAGCAAGGGAAATGAGAGACTGAACAATGTAAGTACAAGGTCACTGCAGTGAGACCAGGCAGTGAGAGCTCTGGCAAAACATGCCCACAGCATTTTGGCTGTGTCTTACTTGCCCCTGGGTGGGTGAACTAAAATGCAAGCATCCTGCATGCTCTGTTCCCTGATCAGATCAGGCGAATGAGAAGCTGGAACACTGGTAACAAGATCTAAGGCAAGGTACCTGGGCAGTCCAAACAATTGTGGGCACATCTGACAGCCTCAGATCTCACACACAAACAGCCAGCCATAGGCTGAGTGCTGACTGCAACAGTACCAGATACATCCCAAAGACAAGGCAGCCCTTTTAGCTGCCTTTGGAGTCACCTTTCCTGATAGTACAGACACTTCGTCAGCATGTTGTAGGGTTTACTTTCTGTGAACTGGGTAAGGCTTCCAGGCTGGGATGTGCTTCACTCAGGCCTGGCTGGAGTCAGGCTGCCACAGCAGTGCAGCCACCATGGCTGTGGCAGGAGGGCATGAGCCCAAAGGTGCTGGTAGTGGCACCATTATTTCCACAGAAGGTAAGTGTTGGGCACTGAGTTCAGCCACAGGGTTTTCATGCTCTGTTAAGGCTTTGGGTACTTCAGATTAAACCTAGACTCACTGCAGACAATCCTGGCACTTGGTTCTCTAGGTAGAGTTTCTTATTCACAGCATTGTTTCAAGTGCAGCAGTTTGCCATTTCACAGTGGTGTGTGTCAGCACTGTTACCCAGCTGAAGAATGCTGTGCTTCTGCAACACTTGCTTTTGGCTTGCTCCAAGCAATATTCACACAATCCTGAAGAACAAAATCCAAACTGAAAAACCAGACAAACTGCTGAGGTTATTCATGacccctggggagctgcaggggacCCCAGATGGAGCCAGTCCCGTGCTCCTTCCTGAAGGCACACAGCTGGGTGAGtgcagggaggcagagctggagctgtgaccTGTGGGCTGGTGTCTGtgaggctcaggggctgcaggacagggaaggATGCCTGTGTGGGTGGGACAAGCCCACAGCtcatgggctggggctggctcctctccaggcagctcctctgAGCCCAGGCAGATACTCACAGTGCCTGGCACACCGGGCTGAGCTGAAGggtgtggggaggggagggaggatgaggatgggcaCCCCAGGAGGGTCAGGCTGTGCTGAAATCCCCCAGACCAGCTCTGCCCctctcagctgtccctttgCCAGGCTGTCCTGGTGCCCCAGCACACCAGGTACAGGCACTGCCATTTCCAGCAGCTTTGAAAGAActgtaaatatttaaacattGATGTCATTTGCATTATTAATAGCTAAGAAGTttcattataaaaaaataattatcctCCTTTTCTTATAACCACTTTGGAGCTGTTCAGAGTGTTGCAGCCTTTAATTCTTTGGAGGATTGTGTAATGTTGCATTTGAGCTCATTAATAAAACTTTGGCCTTGTAGGTATTCATAGAGGTGGCATTATGAGCAAGAGCACTGATGATGTTCttgcatttaaaaatcaatCCCACAAACACATGCTTTCCAGAAAGGTGGCAGATATCAGTATTGTTCAAGGTACGTGAGTTACAGCTCTTCAGTTTGGTGCACCAAATTCCAGTGAAATGGTGAGCAGATCCCAGGCAGACATGGTAACTATTTCTGGCAAGAAGTCTGTAATCACAGCAGAAGCTTAATTTTCTCCATGCCTAAAACTCAAATGAACGTTATAGAACTTCTTCAGCTTcgggaaatgaaaaaaatttatcCACTTAAAAATAAGCTGTAAAAACCTTTGATTGTTTTCCATTTGTTGCAAGCTTGGTGGATTTTTGTGGAAATATAACTACATCCCTGTTGGAAACACTGAGCAGGAGCATGGCAATTGCCTTAATTCCTCTACATTCTTACAAGAATAGTTGACAAAAATCAGGTTTCGTACTTGAGATGAAGGAAGAGATccacagcctcagccccaccagACCAGGAAATAGCAGCAGCCCTTTATGGCCAGCTACTGCACACAAAGCCCAGTTAATTACAGGCTGAACAACCCAATTAGGATGTAGATCCAATTTAGTGACTTTCTCCATCACATCCAATGTGTCTCTTAGCTCTtccaaaaaattaaatacaaatcaCTGTGATGATGCAAAGCAGTGAACACACTTGGGGTGTGCAGAAATGATTGTCCTGTCAGCAGCTAGATCCCAGACAACTCCTAAAATCACCTGTGTGGGTCACATCTGGGAACAGAATATTTTGGGAAACAACAGAACCCAACTCCAGCACTTTCAACAGAAGAGTAGCAAAGTGCTTACTCTGAAAGAATTCCAGTTTTGAGTGACCTCTACGTCCACATTACTACTCTGCTGTCGTGTCACTTTCTCCACGGGCTGGTTCTAACCGGACAGGGCATATGGGAATTGGCATACCCAGGGGCACACCCAGGCACTGCAGAAATGCCCCGAAGTGGAATTTGCCGAGATTAAATTCCCTTTTCCATGCATGACAACTTCTCCCAGATCTGCCCACGTGATCTGCCCTGTGGTTTCGAAAGCTGAACATCCTCTTCCCTGGCATCCGCACCCCGTATCCCAACAAtggcacaaaatatttttttcacaaggaaaaaaatccatcccaGGGCAACGCGTAAGGTGTCAGTGCTCCATGGCGGGGTGGGAATCGAGCCCTGCATCCCCTCAGCCGCACTGCCGTGCAGCGGGTGCTtggctggcactgggcaccGCTCCTGGCAgaacacctgggcacacctgggcacatctgggcaCACCTGCGCTCTGCCACCCGCAGCCCAGGGCACCGGGCCAGGCCATCCTGCGCCACGGGACCCCCTCCGAGATGGCGGCCCCGCTCTCCCCCACGCACCTTCCTCCTCGAAGGTGTCCCCGCCCTCGTCGCCCTCGTCGCCGGTGCCGCCGCCCAACACGTGCGGGTCCCCGTTGGGCCCCGACatcccgccgcgcccgcccgcgccgcgccgccgcccgcacGGCGCGCCCGTGCACGCGCGGGGCCTCCGGCCAATGGGAGGGCAGGGCGCCGTGCGCGTCACGCAGGCCGGCGCTGCGGAGAGCTCTGTGGTtagcgcggcgggcgcggggcgcgggcgcgcgggcgggcggcgctgGGCAGGGCCGGCCCCGGGGGTCAGCGCCACGTTCCCCGTTCCTCGGGGATTTTTCCCAAACGCGTGCCCAGCGCTGGGCTGTGTCCTTGCCCATCCCAAGTGTCCTCAGATCTGAACTCCCCCGCTTAGGGACCGCCATCGGCACTAAGCGCTTCTTTCCCAACACAAGTGATGTTCTGTATGGATAAATCTGCATTCTGTCCCTGCGGGCCATCCCGTCCCGgctggggctttgctgctgagctctcaACTCCAGCCCTGTCTCCAGCTCTGCTTCGTCCACTAAGCAGCTGGAACCAGCCTCAGGTCACCTTCACACTCCTCTTCCCTAAAGCAACAAGCTCGACTCACTTTGCCCTTCCCTGTCTTTGGCCCGGTATGAGCCGCACCTCAGTCACCTTGAGGAGATCTCATCGCTGTGTGGGGCTTTCATCCCCGGGAGAGAAGACACTGGGATGAAAATAACCCACAATTAGAGCATTGATTCAAGCAGTGCTCCTGAGATCAAGGATTCTGTTATTAACTCGGTATTTGGGacaaagacaaaagaaaaggtCACATTCTCGTTTAATGTTGCAGCCACCTCTCCATTCTGTGGGTAATAACCCTGCTGCGCTGCAGAGTCAGGCTTGTGTTGCACTCCAAATAGGGATATTCAATATAAGTGTAATGAATGGATGTAACCACATGTTAATAAAACAGATGATGAGTTTCAGTGTGGAGATGTGCACTTGCATTGTGTGTATGTGCTGGTCAGACTCCACAGCCCCACCGGGCAGAGAACCACGGAATCCCAGAAGGGGTCAGGATGGAAGGGATAACACTGGATCATCTTCACcttcctgctcaagcaggatcACCCCAGCGCACacggcacaggattgtgtccagacagtTCTGGAATGGCCCCAGTGAGGAAaactccacaccctctctgggcaacctgttcagGGCTCTGTCATTGCACAGGAAAGAAGTTTCTCCTCATGTTCTGGTGGAACTTTCTGTGCATCAGTTCCTGCCAGTTCCTCTTGTTCTATTGCTCAGCACCACGGCCCGATCCATTCTGTGCCCCCTCTCCGCAGGCCCTGACAGACACCGATGAAATCCCCTCAGCTGCCTTTTCTCGCGGCTCAACAGGCCCAGTTCCCTCACCCTTTTAACTGATTCTTTCACTCCCACTTCAGACTCTGGTGTGTCCTCAGATTAGATAATCACAGGGCAGCGGGTCTGCCCCGTGTGGGGTGTCCCGTGTTGGGTGCCCCGTGTTGGGTATCCCGTGTGGGGAGTGCCCTCAGCGGGCACGGCGCTGCCATGCCCGAGCCGCGGCCGTGCCGGGGCGGTGCCGCCGTGCCCGGGGCGGAGCGGCCGCTCTCCGCCCGCCCTCAGCCGAAGATGGCGGGTGCCGGCCGCGTCTGGCGGGTCGgagcgctgctgctgccgccagCCTGGCGGCTGCGGGCCCCGGGACGAGCCTTCGGCGCCGCGGCGGGACGGggaggcagcggcggcggcgggcgcctGGTGCTGGGCGCTGCGTTCGCGCtgggcggcagcgccgggctGTGCCTGGCGGCGCGGCAGCGCCTGCGGGAGCACTCGGCCGCTGAGGTAACGCCGCTCCCCCGATCCCCGCCGTGCCCTCCCCGAGGCCTGCGGGGAGCCCGCTGCCGCGGCGGCCAGCCCCCGGGAGCAGCGGCTCCTTCTGCCCCGGTTTGAGTGAGGGAACAGCttaaaatggtctgggaggccCCTGGCAGAGCACTCCTTGAGGAGCTGTAAGGAAAGGCTGTCACTGAGGGCTTCCTTGGGGGTGTGGAGCTTTTTCTGTTGTTGCATTTTTCGCAGCACCCGCGCAGGGTTGTGTAACCCAGTAAGTTGTAAATGAGAAACAAAGCGGGGTGGCTGCATTTGTTCTTTAATGTGTGAGGAATGATCGGCACGGCCTGTGGGTGCGGTGTAGCAGCTCTCCAAACATCCCGTAACTGATGTTCCAGTAGCCCCGGGTTTTCCCTGCCTTGTCCCAGTTGTGCCCAGGTTGGTTAATCCCAGGAATGTGAATTTGGGCAAGCACGTGCCTAAAATCAAatgccagctctgctcttcccaCCATGTGGCCTCAACAGAGGCTGTTGTGGGGGAGGGATTCTCTTATAAaggctttatttttgtttatttaaatattactgcaagtggttttggttttctatAAAATTCTCTTTTGCAGAATAGAAACCATAAAGGGATAAACTGTCtgaatttaacttttttttttccccctggctGTGAGTAGGAGTTTCCAGCACATTAAATAGATGTATAGAGAAGCAGGTTATTGGTCCCAATGGATGgtgaatatttaaatatttgaggCCATTTAAAGCAAACGTCTGATAGCCAAGATATGCTCATGATCAGATGTTGACACGGAATGTCAGAACATTCAGGATAGAAATAAGGGTGGAAGGAAGGTAGTGTTTATGTTTTTAGCAGAAAATGGAATCTTctgttctctttcttccccagctgcctgcagggagcctGCAGCTCACTCTCTACCAGTATAAAACATGTCCTTTCTGCAGCAAAGTCAGAGCTTTTCTTGATTATCATGGACTGCCCTATG is a genomic window of Passer domesticus isolate bPasDom1 chromosome 18, bPasDom1.hap1, whole genome shotgun sequence containing:
- the BBLN gene encoding bublin coiled-coil protein, which produces MSGPNGDPHVLGGGTGDEGDEGGDTFEEEEYAAINSMLDQINSCLDHLEEKNDHLHVCLKELLESNRQTRLEFQQQSKQLNTGADVQGSQPPA